A stretch of Coregonus clupeaformis isolate EN_2021a chromosome 37, ASM2061545v1, whole genome shotgun sequence DNA encodes these proteins:
- the ccdc85a gene encoding coiled-coil domain-containing protein 85A isoform X2, whose translation MEKGMQPQLMAKSAESPAEELSKISDEQLVKWSKEELVRRLRRAEAEKMGVMLDHGNLIREVNRRLQQHLTEIRGLKDVNQKLQEDNQELRDLCCFLDDDRQKGKRVSREWQRLGRYSAGLMRKEVSLYLHKLKELEQRQGEMIRENLELKELCILLDEERGGGGGGGGAVHGAGCRSSIDSQSSLSQTGGATTCLLRDVGDGSSTSSAGSTDSPDNPHHKPPHQGSRLGSNPGSKHDKPEGPGPESTGRRHSSTPDYHTFPQACRPRGGSLTSPDPRGLRGPCSPEKHGKSPTRLEAEAHSKPSSADMLAQKQLLGAGQGLGPNQGPGQSSPDLSQRHRGNTVVVGTGCGCPEAKQAMPGTPEHLRKGRVIVGSPEVLRHQNHHHSPTSEHGKGRYGSSPPAAREGGQRRTTGDELSPHHRSIYNGMNALMPPDHNKPPSYMLQ comes from the exons ATGGAGAAGGGGATGCAGCCCCAGCTGATGGCCAAGAGCGCAGAGAGTCCGGCGGAGGAGCTCTCCAAGATAAGCGACGAGCAGCTGGTGAAGTGGAGCAAAGAGGAGCTCGTGCGGCGGCTACGGAGGGCAGAAGCCGAGAAGATGGGCGTCATGCTTGACCACGGAAATTTGATCCGGGAGGTGAACCGGCGACTCCAGCAGCACCTGACAGAGATCCGGGGTTTGAAG gatGTGAACCAGAAGCTGCAGGAGGATAACCAAGAGCTGCGGGACCTGTGCTGTTTCCTTGATGATGACCGTCAGAAGGGCAAGCGTGTATCTCGGGAGTGGCAGCGTCTGGGACGCTACAGCGCCGGCCTCATGAGGAAAGAGGTGTCCCTTTACCTGCACAAACTCAAGGAGCTGGAGCAGCGCCAGGGAGAGATGATCAGAGAGAACCTGGAGCTCAAGGAGCTGTGTATCCTACTGgacgaggagaggggaggaggagggggagggggaggagcagTGCATGGTGCAGGGTGCAGAAGTTCCATCGACAGCCAGAGTAGTCTGTCTCAAACTGGGGGGGCTACAACGTGTCTGCTCCGAGACGTGGGGGATGGGAGCAGCACCTCCAGCGCAGGGAGCACAGACAGCCCCGACAACCCCCACCACAAGCCCCCTCACCAGGGCTCCAGGCTGGGCTCCAACCCTGGCTCCAAACATGACAAACCAGAGGGCCCAGGCCCCGAGTCTACAGGCCGTCGCCACAGCTCCACCCCAGACTACCACACCTTCCCCCAGGCCTGCAGGCCCCGCGGGGGGTCCCTCACCAGCCCTGACCCCAGGGGCCTCCGGGGGCCCTGCAGCCCAGAGAAACACGGCAAATCCCCTACTAGACTGGAGGCCGAGGCTCACTCCAAACCCAGCAGTGCTGACATGCTGGCCCAGAAACAGCTCTTGGGGGCTGGGCAAGGGCTAGGGCCAAACCAGGGTCCGGGTCAGTCAAGTCCAGACCTCTCACAGAGACACAGGGGTAATACGGTCGTGGTTGGGACTGGATGTGGGTGCCCTGAGGCCAAACAGGCAATGCCGGGGACACCAGAGCACCTGAGGAAGGGTCGGGTGATAGTGGGGAGTCCTGAAGTGTTACGACACCAGAACCACCACCACAGCCCCACTTCAGAGCACGGGAAGGGGAGGTACGGCAGCAGCCCCCCAGCAGCTAGGGAGGGGGGACAGAGGAGGACCACTGGAGACGAGTTGTCCCCTCACCACCGCAGCATCTACAATGGCATGAACG
- the ccdc85a gene encoding coiled-coil domain-containing protein 85A isoform X1: MEKGMQPQLMAKSAESPAEELSKISDEQLVKWSKEELVRRLRRAEAEKMGVMLDHGNLIREVNRRLQQHLTEIRGLKDVNQKLQEDNQELRDLCCFLDDDRQKGKRVSREWQRLGRYSAGLMRKEVSLYLHKLKELEQRQGEMIRENLELKELCILLDEERGGGGGGGGAVHGAGCRSSIDSQSSLSQTGGATTCLLRDVGDGSSTSSAGSTDSPDNPHHKPPHQGSRLGSNPGSKHDKPEGPGPESTGRRHSSTPDYHTFPQACRPRGGSLTSPDPRGLRGPCSPEKHGKSPTRLEAEAHSKPSSADMLAQKQLLGAGQGLGPNQGPGQSSPDLSQRHRGNTVVVGTGCGCPEAKQAMPGTPEHLRKGRVIVGSPEVLRHQNHHHSPTSEHGKGRYGSSPPAAREGGQRRTTGDELSPHHRSIYNGMNALISAGCCTNTCRSVKIWDSFDAS, from the exons ATGGAGAAGGGGATGCAGCCCCAGCTGATGGCCAAGAGCGCAGAGAGTCCGGCGGAGGAGCTCTCCAAGATAAGCGACGAGCAGCTGGTGAAGTGGAGCAAAGAGGAGCTCGTGCGGCGGCTACGGAGGGCAGAAGCCGAGAAGATGGGCGTCATGCTTGACCACGGAAATTTGATCCGGGAGGTGAACCGGCGACTCCAGCAGCACCTGACAGAGATCCGGGGTTTGAAG gatGTGAACCAGAAGCTGCAGGAGGATAACCAAGAGCTGCGGGACCTGTGCTGTTTCCTTGATGATGACCGTCAGAAGGGCAAGCGTGTATCTCGGGAGTGGCAGCGTCTGGGACGCTACAGCGCCGGCCTCATGAGGAAAGAGGTGTCCCTTTACCTGCACAAACTCAAGGAGCTGGAGCAGCGCCAGGGAGAGATGATCAGAGAGAACCTGGAGCTCAAGGAGCTGTGTATCCTACTGgacgaggagaggggaggaggagggggagggggaggagcagTGCATGGTGCAGGGTGCAGAAGTTCCATCGACAGCCAGAGTAGTCTGTCTCAAACTGGGGGGGCTACAACGTGTCTGCTCCGAGACGTGGGGGATGGGAGCAGCACCTCCAGCGCAGGGAGCACAGACAGCCCCGACAACCCCCACCACAAGCCCCCTCACCAGGGCTCCAGGCTGGGCTCCAACCCTGGCTCCAAACATGACAAACCAGAGGGCCCAGGCCCCGAGTCTACAGGCCGTCGCCACAGCTCCACCCCAGACTACCACACCTTCCCCCAGGCCTGCAGGCCCCGCGGGGGGTCCCTCACCAGCCCTGACCCCAGGGGCCTCCGGGGGCCCTGCAGCCCAGAGAAACACGGCAAATCCCCTACTAGACTGGAGGCCGAGGCTCACTCCAAACCCAGCAGTGCTGACATGCTGGCCCAGAAACAGCTCTTGGGGGCTGGGCAAGGGCTAGGGCCAAACCAGGGTCCGGGTCAGTCAAGTCCAGACCTCTCACAGAGACACAGGGGTAATACGGTCGTGGTTGGGACTGGATGTGGGTGCCCTGAGGCCAAACAGGCAATGCCGGGGACACCAGAGCACCTGAGGAAGGGTCGGGTGATAGTGGGGAGTCCTGAAGTGTTACGACACCAGAACCACCACCACAGCCCCACTTCAGAGCACGGGAAGGGGAGGTACGGCAGCAGCCCCCCAGCAGCTAGGGAGGGGGGACAGAGGAGGACCACTGGAGACGAGTTGTCCCCTCACCACCGCAGCATCTACAATGGCATGAACG